One Mycobacteriales bacterium DNA segment encodes these proteins:
- a CDS encoding DinB family protein, with product MSIAPDGKDWTWVLRERCPECGFESWAFPREEIAAMVRANAARWRDVLARPGVRARPDPSTWSPLEYACHVRDVYRKYDERVHLMLDSDDPLFANWDQDVTAIEDRYDEQDPAAVAAALTEAGDAVASTFDGVVGGDWDRPGRRSDGASFTVESLARYFAHDWVHHIWDVNRAT from the coding sequence GTGTCGATAGCTCCGGATGGCAAGGACTGGACCTGGGTGCTCCGCGAGCGGTGCCCGGAGTGCGGCTTCGAGTCGTGGGCCTTCCCGCGCGAGGAGATCGCGGCCATGGTCCGGGCGAACGCCGCGCGATGGCGCGACGTACTCGCCCGTCCCGGCGTACGTGCCCGCCCCGACCCCTCGACCTGGTCACCGCTCGAGTACGCCTGCCACGTCCGCGACGTCTATCGCAAGTACGACGAGCGCGTGCACCTCATGCTCGACAGCGACGATCCGCTGTTCGCGAACTGGGACCAGGACGTCACGGCGATCGAGGACCGCTACGACGAGCAGGACCCCGCCGCCGTCGCGGCAGCCCTGACCGAGGCGGGCGACGCGGTGGCGAGCACTTTCGACGGCGTCGTGGGCGGCGACTGGGATCGCCCGGGCCGACGCAGCGACGGGGCGAGCTTCACCGTCGAGTCGCTGGCCCGCTACTTCGCCCACGACTGGGTTCATCACATCTGGGACGTCAACCGCGCCACGTGA
- a CDS encoding WhiB family transcriptional regulator, producing MAQTTECALPCHLVDPDLFFAESPADVERAKALCLDCPLRLSCLSEALERREPWGVWGGQLVVQGAIVARKRPRGRPRKDEVWVAA from the coding sequence ATGGCGCAGACCACCGAATGCGCACTGCCATGTCACCTGGTTGACCCGGATCTCTTCTTCGCCGAGTCACCGGCTGACGTCGAGCGCGCGAAGGCGCTCTGTCTGGACTGCCCGCTTCGGCTGTCCTGCCTGAGCGAGGCGCTCGAGCGACGCGAGCCATGGGGCGTGTGGGGCGGCCAGCTGGTCGTCCAGGGCGCGATCGTGGCGCGCAAGCGACCGCGGGGACGCCCCCGCAAGGACGAGGTGTGGGTCGCCGCATGA
- a CDS encoding cytochrome P450, giving the protein MSRVGVAAREQVRWFALHRLARTVLKIQARRGDPVSRLLFEPGAREDPYPLLDEIRRGGRVIKAPLVNATADYGIVSGALRDSNAFSVALNDASGTPRLVQWLFSAADPELASVIDAPSLLAVDPPTHTRYRRMVSKPFTPRALQQVADRVEERAVELLDGLQGRDRVDVVADYANLLPVAVIAEILGVPADMRDQFLAWGHAAAPVLDFGVTHRDYTAINRALRAMNGWFNQHFENLRRKPGEDILSQLVNAEPEDRLTDLELRATALLLLGAGFETTVNLLGSGVAVLAASAKSRQRLAADPALWEQVPDELLRLESPVQITGRVAIIDTEVDGYPISRGTTLLCFLGGANRDPAVFDNPAEFDLERPNARDHLALSAGVHYCLGANLARMEGRVGLRLLFERFPDLQVVPGSGRRRDLQALRGYESLLVDLNA; this is encoded by the coding sequence GTGAGCCGGGTGGGTGTGGCGGCGCGGGAGCAGGTGCGGTGGTTCGCGCTGCACCGGCTCGCTCGGACCGTGCTCAAGATCCAGGCGCGTCGCGGCGACCCGGTCAGCAGGCTGCTGTTCGAGCCCGGGGCGCGCGAGGATCCGTATCCGCTGCTCGACGAGATCCGCCGCGGTGGCCGGGTGATCAAGGCGCCACTGGTCAACGCGACCGCTGACTACGGCATCGTGTCGGGTGCGCTGCGGGACAGCAACGCGTTCAGCGTCGCGCTCAACGACGCGAGTGGTACGCCGAGGCTCGTCCAGTGGCTGTTCAGCGCGGCCGACCCGGAGCTGGCCAGCGTCATCGACGCGCCGTCGTTGCTGGCGGTCGACCCGCCCACTCACACCCGCTACCGCCGGATGGTGTCGAAACCGTTCACCCCGCGTGCGCTGCAGCAGGTCGCCGACCGGGTCGAGGAGCGCGCGGTCGAGCTGCTCGACGGGCTGCAGGGACGTGACCGCGTCGACGTCGTCGCGGACTACGCCAACCTGCTGCCGGTCGCGGTGATCGCCGAGATCCTCGGCGTACCCGCCGACATGCGCGACCAGTTCCTGGCGTGGGGTCATGCTGCCGCGCCGGTCCTCGACTTCGGCGTCACGCACCGCGACTACACCGCGATCAACCGTGCACTGCGGGCAATGAACGGGTGGTTCAACCAGCACTTCGAGAACCTGCGGCGCAAGCCTGGCGAGGACATCCTCAGCCAGCTCGTCAATGCCGAACCCGAGGACCGGCTCACCGACCTGGAGCTTCGTGCGACGGCGCTGCTGCTGCTCGGCGCGGGCTTCGAGACGACGGTGAACCTGCTCGGCAGCGGGGTCGCGGTCCTGGCCGCGTCGGCGAAGTCACGTCAGCGGCTCGCGGCCGACCCGGCGCTGTGGGAGCAGGTGCCCGACGAGCTGCTGCGGCTGGAGAGCCCGGTGCAGATCACCGGCCGGGTCGCGATCATCGACACCGAGGTCGACGGGTATCCGATCTCGCGCGGCACGACCTTGTTGTGCTTCCTGGGCGGCGCGAACCGCGACCCGGCCGTCTTCGACAACCCGGCGGAGTTCGACCTCGAGCGGCCGAACGCGCGCGACCATCTCGCGCTCAGCGCCGGCGTGCACTACTGCCTCGGCGCGAACCTGGCCCGCATGGAAGGCCGGGTCGGTCTGCGACTGCTCTTCGAACGATTCCCGGATCTGCAGGTCGTGCCCGGCTCAGGTCGCCGGCGCGACCTTCAGGCGCTGCGCGGCTACGAGTCGCTGCTGGTCGACCTCAACGCGTGA
- a CDS encoding acyl-CoA thioesterase II gives MTEAAPLPALLTILDLEQLEVNIFRGLSPDETVQRVFGGQVAGQALVAAGRTVPDDRHVHSLHAYFLRPGDPTIPIIYQVDRIRDGRSFTTRRVVAVQHGKPIFHLSASFQVEEPGVDTYLPMPAAPDPETVPTISERRIAQGFPPMPNWDRPRPVDLRWVSDPPWLPEGDTANRHTQQVWLKASGEMPDDPLIHVCAVTYASDLTLLDSALLAGGMTWDDDREIMVASLDHAMWFHRPFRADDWLLYDQSSPSLSGGRGLGIGRLFTRDGRHVVSMVQEGLLRVVGEKK, from the coding sequence GTGACCGAGGCCGCGCCGCTTCCTGCGCTGCTGACCATTCTCGATCTCGAGCAGCTCGAGGTGAACATCTTCCGGGGGCTGAGCCCCGACGAGACCGTGCAGCGGGTCTTCGGCGGCCAGGTGGCCGGACAGGCGCTCGTCGCCGCGGGCCGGACGGTTCCCGACGATCGCCACGTGCACTCGCTGCACGCCTACTTCCTGCGCCCCGGCGACCCGACGATCCCGATCATCTACCAGGTCGACCGGATCCGGGACGGCCGCTCGTTCACCACGCGACGGGTGGTCGCCGTCCAGCACGGCAAGCCGATCTTTCACCTGTCGGCGTCGTTCCAGGTGGAAGAACCCGGCGTCGACACCTACCTCCCGATGCCCGCGGCGCCTGACCCCGAGACGGTCCCGACGATCTCCGAGCGCCGCATCGCTCAGGGCTTCCCGCCGATGCCGAACTGGGACCGGCCGCGGCCGGTCGACCTCCGGTGGGTCAGCGACCCGCCGTGGCTGCCCGAAGGCGACACCGCGAACCGCCACACCCAGCAGGTGTGGCTGAAGGCCAGCGGCGAGATGCCGGACGACCCGCTGATCCATGTCTGTGCGGTCACCTACGCCAGCGACCTCACGTTGCTGGACTCGGCGCTGCTCGCCGGCGGGATGACCTGGGACGACGACCGCGAGATCATGGTCGCCAGCCTGGACCACGCGATGTGGTTCCACCGCCCGTTTCGCGCCGACGACTGGCTGCTCTACGACCAGTCCTCGCCGAGCTTGTCCGGAGGGCGCGGGCTGGGAATCGGCCGGCTGTTCACGCGGGACGGCCGCCACGTCGTGTCGATGGTCCAGGAAGGTCTGCTGCGCGTCGTCGGCGAGAAGAAATAA
- a CDS encoding glutaredoxin domain-containing protein, producing MSGRLTMYTTSWCGYCVRLKKGLEREGIDFDEVNIETDPEAEAFVVAANNGNATVPTLKLPNGEVMTNPPLPTLLAALGAG from the coding sequence ATGAGCGGCCGGCTGACGATGTACACCACGAGCTGGTGCGGCTACTGCGTGCGCCTCAAGAAGGGGCTCGAGCGCGAAGGCATCGACTTCGACGAGGTCAACATCGAGACCGACCCCGAAGCTGAGGCGTTCGTCGTCGCGGCCAACAACGGCAACGCGACAGTGCCGACGCTGAAGCTCCCGAACGGTGAGGTCATGACGAACCCGCCACTCCCCACGCTGCTCGCCGCCCTCGGCGCCGGCTGA
- a CDS encoding TIGR03084 family metal-binding protein has protein sequence MADIAGMLADLRAESDDLDAVISSADPSALSRPTPAEGWSAADSLGHLWFFDREGRRALESPAEFGAKLDALFADPDGFIAAHLASIRSLGDALVPSWQDERRKIIDALAAIDPASRVPWYGPSMSPMSFGTARLMETWAHGQDIADALGVTRTPTDRLRHIAHLGVSTRAFSYAVRGQQAPDVPVFVCLTAPSGAEWTWGDPDAPDSVRGPALDFCLRVTQRRLVDDLGLEVTGAAAREWMTIAQAFAGGPTLTDASRRGLTAR, from the coding sequence GTGGCCGACATCGCCGGGATGCTCGCGGATCTGCGAGCCGAGTCCGACGACCTCGACGCGGTGATCAGCAGCGCCGACCCGTCGGCGCTATCGCGGCCCACGCCTGCAGAGGGCTGGTCGGCAGCGGACAGCCTCGGCCATCTCTGGTTCTTCGACCGGGAGGGCAGGCGAGCCCTCGAGTCGCCTGCCGAGTTCGGCGCTAAGCTCGACGCGCTGTTCGCCGATCCAGACGGGTTCATCGCGGCTCATCTGGCGTCGATCCGTTCCCTCGGCGACGCCCTCGTACCGTCCTGGCAGGACGAGCGCCGCAAGATCATCGACGCTCTCGCAGCCATCGACCCCGCCAGCCGGGTGCCGTGGTACGGACCGTCGATGTCGCCGATGTCGTTCGGTACGGCGCGGCTGATGGAGACCTGGGCACACGGTCAAGACATCGCCGATGCGCTCGGCGTGACCCGTACGCCGACCGACCGGCTGCGCCACATCGCGCATCTGGGAGTCAGCACCCGCGCCTTCTCCTATGCCGTTCGCGGCCAGCAGGCGCCCGACGTCCCGGTGTTCGTCTGCCTGACCGCGCCCAGCGGCGCCGAATGGACCTGGGGCGACCCGGACGCGCCCGACTCGGTGCGCGGGCCCGCGTTGGACTTCTGCCTGCGGGTCACCCAGCGGCGGCTGGTCGACGACCTCGGCCTCGAGGTGACCGGCGCTGCGGCACGGGAGTGGATGACGATCGCCCAGGCGTTCGCCGGCGGTCCGACCCTCACCGACGCGAGCCGGCGCGGCCTCACCGCCCGCTAG
- a CDS encoding ATP-dependent DNA helicase UvrD2, with the protein MLDRVLSGLDEEQRQAVTAPRGPVCILAGAGTGKTRAVTHRIAYQVIDGQIAPSHVLAVTFTTRAAGELRSRLRGLGADGVQARTFHSAALRQLTYFWPRISSGARPTLIESKLPSIRAAAAACKLAVPVAGQRDLASEVEWAKAALVEPADYAVRARAAHREPPFPFEDVQRVFAAYEKVNADRDQIDFEDLLLLMAAAIENSRSISDEVRERYRHFTVDEYQDVNPLQQRLLDAWLGDRDDLCVVGDPNQTIYSFTGASPHYLREFGRRFPAASVVRLVRDYRSTNQVVTLANRIEPESRLRAQAGDGPEPAFASYDDEPAEAAAVASRIAALREAGVPLREQAVLFRVNAQSEVYEAALADAGIPYVVRGGQRFFERREVREAMTRLRGAARPESQTSGESLPSIVADVLTAMGYRDTPPSGAGAARDAWESLRAIVGLAEELAAADPAADLSAFVGELVARQDAQHAPPVDGVTLASLHAAKGLEWDAVFLVGLVDGTLPIIHASTAEQIAEERRLLYVGVTRARRHLNLSWALARAPGGRRSRKPSRFLDAVRPPSAPDERARSPKAVLPDDPVFARLREWRLRRAQDDGVPAFIVFDNKTLLAIAQRVPGDRDELAAVPGVGPKKLELYGDEVLAALRT; encoded by the coding sequence GTGCTGGATCGGGTGCTCAGCGGCCTCGACGAGGAGCAGCGGCAGGCGGTGACGGCGCCGCGCGGACCGGTCTGCATCCTCGCCGGTGCCGGCACGGGCAAGACTCGCGCGGTCACGCACCGGATCGCCTACCAGGTGATCGACGGGCAGATCGCGCCCAGTCATGTGCTCGCCGTGACGTTCACGACCCGCGCCGCGGGGGAGCTGCGGTCGCGGCTGCGCGGGCTCGGTGCCGACGGCGTACAGGCGCGCACCTTCCACTCGGCCGCGCTGCGCCAGCTCACCTACTTCTGGCCGCGGATCTCGTCGGGGGCGCGTCCGACGCTGATCGAGAGCAAGCTGCCGTCGATTCGGGCAGCTGCGGCGGCATGCAAGCTCGCCGTCCCCGTGGCGGGACAGCGTGACCTGGCGAGCGAGGTCGAGTGGGCGAAGGCGGCGCTGGTGGAGCCGGCCGACTACGCAGTCCGCGCCCGGGCGGCTCACCGCGAGCCGCCGTTCCCCTTCGAGGACGTGCAGCGGGTGTTCGCGGCGTACGAGAAGGTCAACGCTGACCGCGACCAGATCGACTTCGAGGACCTGCTGCTGCTGATGGCCGCCGCGATCGAGAACAGCAGATCGATCTCCGACGAGGTCCGCGAGCGCTACCGGCACTTCACCGTCGACGAGTACCAGGACGTCAACCCGTTGCAGCAGCGGCTGCTCGACGCGTGGCTGGGCGACCGCGACGACCTCTGCGTCGTCGGTGATCCCAACCAGACGATCTACTCCTTCACGGGCGCCTCACCGCACTACCTGCGCGAGTTCGGGCGGCGCTTTCCCGCGGCGAGCGTGGTGCGGCTGGTTCGCGACTACCGCTCGACCAACCAGGTCGTCACGCTGGCCAACCGGATCGAGCCGGAGTCGCGGCTGCGGGCTCAGGCCGGCGACGGCCCGGAGCCGGCTTTTGCCTCCTACGACGACGAGCCTGCCGAAGCGGCCGCCGTTGCCTCCCGGATCGCCGCGCTGCGCGAGGCCGGGGTGCCGCTGCGCGAGCAAGCGGTGCTGTTTCGGGTGAACGCGCAGTCGGAGGTCTACGAGGCGGCGCTCGCCGACGCAGGCATCCCGTACGTCGTCCGCGGCGGGCAGCGGTTCTTCGAGCGGCGGGAAGTACGCGAGGCGATGACCCGGCTGCGGGGAGCCGCGCGGCCGGAGTCGCAGACGTCGGGTGAGTCGCTGCCGTCGATCGTGGCCGACGTGCTCACCGCGATGGGGTATCGCGACACGCCGCCGAGCGGGGCGGGTGCCGCGCGCGACGCGTGGGAGTCGCTTCGCGCGATCGTCGGCCTGGCCGAAGAGCTCGCCGCCGCGGACCCTGCCGCAGACCTGTCGGCTTTCGTGGGCGAGCTGGTCGCGCGACAGGACGCGCAGCACGCGCCGCCGGTGGACGGGGTGACCCTTGCCTCGCTGCATGCCGCGAAGGGCCTGGAGTGGGACGCGGTGTTCCTGGTCGGCCTGGTCGACGGCACACTGCCGATCATCCACGCGTCGACGGCCGAGCAGATCGCGGAGGAGCGCCGGCTGCTCTACGTCGGGGTCACCCGTGCCCGACGGCACCTGAACCTCTCCTGGGCGCTGGCCCGCGCGCCGGGTGGCCGACGTTCGCGCAAGCCCTCCCGGTTTCTCGACGCGGTCCGCCCGCCATCGGCGCCGGACGAGCGGGCCCGTTCGCCGAAGGCGGTGCTGCCCGACGACCCGGTGTTCGCGCGGCTGCGCGAGTGGCGGCTTCGGCGGGCCCAGGACGACGGGGTCCCGGCCTTCATCGTCTTCGACAACAAGACGCTGCTCGCGATCGCGCAGCGGGTGCCGGGTGATCGCGACGAGCTCGCCGCCGTACCGGGTGTCGGTCCGAAGAAGCTGGAGCTGTACGGCGACGAGGTCCTCGCCGCACTCCGCACCTGA
- a CDS encoding FAD-dependent oxidoreductase translates to MSKLTVLVLGAGFGGLEVAARLSEAAPGEVDVTLIDRNDSFVFGYSKLDVMFGVTSQTWRTRYRDLARPSVTFRQETVTAIEPRTRTVTTETGSYTADALVVALGADLDVAATPGLTDRDEFYSVAGAERFAARISAFERGHAVIAVAGTPYKCPPAPCEAALMLDHTLRLRGRRDDTRITVVSPLPKPVPPSEATSEALLDAFTERGITFRPSTRMTEVVGDRGLIRLDDGDTISYDLLLAVPRHRAPTAVAGLPAGTDGWVHVDPYTLQTGIPDVWAIGDCADAPVPRAGVYAERAAGVVAEQILAKLDGRDVAPYDGYGSCYIDFGGGRVARVEVTFMTDEGVQGGPFAEPSLAIGREKESAGPARIARWFGPAAG, encoded by the coding sequence ATGAGCAAGCTCACCGTGCTCGTGCTGGGCGCCGGATTCGGCGGGCTCGAAGTCGCCGCTCGACTCTCGGAGGCGGCGCCCGGCGAGGTCGACGTGACCCTCATCGACCGCAACGACTCGTTCGTCTTCGGTTACTCGAAGCTCGACGTGATGTTCGGCGTCACGTCGCAGACCTGGCGGACGCGCTATCGCGACCTGGCCCGTCCGTCGGTGACCTTTCGGCAGGAGACGGTCACGGCGATCGAACCCCGCACCAGGACGGTCACGACCGAGACCGGCAGCTACACCGCCGACGCGCTGGTGGTGGCACTCGGAGCAGACCTCGACGTCGCCGCCACCCCCGGGCTGACCGATCGCGACGAGTTCTACTCCGTCGCCGGCGCGGAACGCTTCGCCGCCCGGATCAGCGCCTTCGAGCGGGGCCATGCGGTGATCGCGGTCGCCGGTACGCCGTACAAGTGCCCGCCGGCGCCGTGCGAGGCCGCGCTGATGCTCGACCACACGCTGCGGCTACGCGGCCGTCGCGACGACACCCGGATCACCGTCGTCAGCCCGCTGCCCAAGCCGGTGCCGCCGTCCGAGGCCACCTCCGAGGCGCTGCTGGACGCCTTCACCGAACGCGGCATCACCTTCCGCCCCTCGACCCGGATGACCGAGGTCGTCGGCGATCGTGGCCTGATCCGGCTGGATGACGGCGACACCATCTCCTACGACCTGCTGCTCGCCGTACCTCGGCACCGGGCTCCTACCGCGGTGGCCGGCCTGCCGGCAGGGACGGACGGCTGGGTGCACGTCGATCCCTACACCTTGCAGACCGGCATCCCCGACGTGTGGGCGATCGGCGACTGCGCGGACGCGCCGGTCCCGCGGGCGGGCGTCTACGCCGAGCGCGCTGCCGGCGTGGTCGCCGAGCAGATCCTCGCCAAGCTCGACGGCCGCGACGTCGCGCCGTACGACGGCTACGGCTCTTGCTACATCGACTTCGGCGGCGGCCGGGTGGCCCGGGTCGAGGTCACCTTCATGACCGACGAAGGAGTCCAAGGCGGCCCGTTCGCCGAACCCTCGCTGGCGATCGGCCGGGAGAAGGAAAGCGCCGGACCGGCCCGGATCGCGCGCTGGTTCGGACCGGCGGCGGGCTGA
- a CDS encoding C40 family peptidase, giving the protein MRPPRFIPCSDARPRALLAVAGLAVAGGLLAAVTLPGAGPSVAAASAASIGTRALTELLDSAATASGAAAAPRPARNAIVAVSAAEVWAGPHRVKPVDRPAMQSPAHLLDWLHGMSFFQRSHLYQRLATQVRYGEQVVVLARRGTLSRIRIPDQTGGRYPTGIVGWIASRQLAAEPADWGAWRREATVTARRAQLRGTAGGHLRTVALSYATTLPVIQVSGSRVVVAAAGPLRAGSLPRSAVSIHAPDTAALRPSGRQVVAQARRFLGLPYLWAGMTSWGFDCSGLASTVYSMLGIRLPRDAADQSLVGRSVPRRALRPGDLVYFSYNRKRSGIHHVAIYAGDGRVIQSPYTGARVDVMRLRGSYLNREYWGASRPLR; this is encoded by the coding sequence TTGCGTCCACCCCGATTCATTCCCTGCTCCGACGCCCGGCCGCGAGCGCTGCTCGCCGTAGCCGGTCTTGCGGTCGCCGGGGGTCTGCTCGCCGCCGTCACCCTTCCCGGCGCGGGCCCGTCCGTCGCGGCGGCCAGCGCTGCCTCCATCGGTACTCGGGCGCTGACCGAGCTGCTCGACTCCGCCGCCACCGCGTCGGGCGCCGCCGCCGCACCGCGGCCGGCTCGGAATGCAATCGTCGCCGTGTCTGCCGCGGAGGTGTGGGCCGGCCCGCATCGGGTGAAGCCGGTCGACCGGCCGGCGATGCAATCGCCCGCGCACCTGCTCGACTGGCTGCACGGCATGAGCTTCTTCCAGCGCAGCCACCTCTACCAGCGCCTGGCGACCCAGGTGAGGTACGGCGAGCAGGTCGTCGTACTCGCCCGACGCGGGACACTCAGCCGGATCCGGATCCCCGACCAGACGGGCGGTCGCTACCCCACCGGCATCGTCGGCTGGATCGCCAGCCGGCAGCTCGCGGCGGAACCGGCCGACTGGGGGGCGTGGCGCCGCGAGGCGACCGTCACCGCCCGGCGGGCGCAGCTGCGCGGCACGGCCGGCGGGCATCTGCGCACCGTGGCGCTGAGCTACGCGACGACCCTTCCGGTCATCCAGGTCTCAGGCAGCCGCGTGGTCGTTGCCGCCGCAGGTCCGCTGCGAGCCGGCAGTCTGCCTCGTTCGGCGGTCAGCATCCACGCCCCCGACACAGCCGCGCTGCGCCCGTCCGGCCGGCAGGTCGTCGCCCAGGCGCGGCGCTTCCTCGGGTTGCCTTACCTGTGGGCCGGCATGACCTCATGGGGCTTCGACTGCTCCGGTCTGGCGTCCACCGTGTACTCGATGCTCGGAATCCGGCTGCCGCGCGACGCCGCCGACCAGTCACTGGTGGGCAGATCCGTGCCGCGACGTGCGCTGCGACCCGGCGATCTCGTCTACTTCTCCTACAACCGGAAGCGGTCCGGCATCCATCACGTCGCGATCTACGCCGGGGACGGCCGGGTGATCCAGTCGCCGTACACCGGCGCTCGGGTCGACGTGATGCGGCTGCGCGGCTCCTATCTCAACCGGGAGTACTGGGGGGCCAGCCGCCCGCTGCGCTGA
- a CDS encoding alkaline phosphatase family protein: protein MTDSAAVLRDAAVDVLCDSSLSAVVDLIGYADGDSIVVANATGAARLSRREPDSAAEVLHGRNPIASQDPLAFATLVDELADPSPANDRNSYPWAGERLASLFSAPAAPDIAVVHTGRHFWPERGGHRGEHGSLNVVQSRAPLILSGPAVTARGVLPLAARVPDVAPTLAWLAGVPLAELGDMDGQALVDVLVPHPGPVVGLLWDGCNSNSLYALAAAGELPAVARLLERGCAFAGGAIAEFPSVTLVNHTCALTGVGPGRHGIVNNAYYDRSEAVQRLTNDARTWHRWSEWLAPGVRTAFDRVPGPTACINEPADSGATYSTFRLIRESGSSGGASDMDSLLPDPTTDPHTTEDFVGIKGYAWSSSVDAVGLTQLLDLWPSPSEAPQLTWWNVLLTDTGHHEGGPHSAVAHAAMRDADARLGVFLDHLDRMGMYEATTFLLTSDHGSEGADPDCRGDWDAALTEAGIPFRDEAYGFLYLGE, encoded by the coding sequence GTGACGGATTCCGCGGCGGTGCTCCGCGACGCCGCGGTCGACGTGCTCTGCGACAGCTCGCTGTCAGCCGTCGTCGACCTCATCGGGTACGCCGATGGCGACTCCATCGTGGTGGCCAACGCGACCGGCGCCGCTCGCCTCTCGCGCCGCGAGCCGGACTCAGCCGCTGAGGTGCTCCACGGCCGCAACCCGATCGCCTCGCAGGACCCGCTCGCGTTCGCCACGTTGGTCGACGAGCTCGCCGACCCGTCCCCGGCCAACGACCGCAACTCCTACCCCTGGGCGGGCGAGCGGCTGGCGTCACTGTTCAGCGCGCCGGCGGCTCCGGACATCGCCGTGGTCCACACCGGCCGTCACTTCTGGCCCGAGCGGGGTGGGCACCGCGGCGAGCACGGGTCGCTCAACGTGGTGCAGTCCCGAGCGCCGCTGATCCTGTCGGGTCCCGCGGTGACCGCACGGGGCGTGCTCCCGCTGGCGGCGCGGGTGCCCGACGTCGCGCCGACGCTTGCCTGGTTGGCCGGAGTGCCGCTCGCCGAGCTGGGCGACATGGACGGGCAGGCGCTCGTCGACGTCCTCGTCCCGCACCCCGGCCCCGTGGTCGGGCTGCTGTGGGACGGCTGCAACTCGAACTCGTTGTACGCGTTGGCCGCGGCGGGGGAGCTGCCCGCCGTCGCCCGGCTGCTGGAACGGGGCTGCGCGTTCGCCGGTGGCGCGATCGCGGAGTTCCCGAGCGTGACGCTGGTCAACCACACGTGTGCGCTCACCGGCGTCGGCCCGGGTCGGCACGGCATCGTCAACAACGCCTACTACGACCGCAGCGAGGCGGTGCAGCGGCTGACGAACGATGCGCGTACCTGGCACCGCTGGTCGGAGTGGCTCGCCCCCGGCGTACGCACCGCCTTCGACCGGGTGCCGGGGCCGACGGCGTGCATCAACGAGCCGGCCGACTCGGGAGCGACGTACTCGACGTTCCGGCTGATCCGGGAGTCCGGCTCCTCCGGCGGCGCCTCGGACATGGACTCGCTGCTGCCCGATCCCACGACCGACCCGCACACGACGGAGGACTTCGTGGGCATCAAGGGCTACGCGTGGTCGTCGTCGGTCGACGCGGTTGGGCTGACGCAGCTGCTGGACCTGTGGCCGTCGCCGTCGGAGGCGCCGCAGCTGACCTGGTGGAACGTCCTGCTCACCGACACCGGGCATCACGAGGGCGGCCCGCACTCGGCGGTCGCGCATGCGGCGATGCGCGACGCCGATGCCCGGCTCGGCGTCTTCCTCGACCATCTCGACCGGATGGGGATGTACGAGGCCACGACGTTCCTTCTGACGTCAGACCACGGTTCCGAGGGCGCCGATCCCGACTGCCGAGGCGACTGGGACGCCGCGCTCACCGAGGCCGGGATCCCGTTCCGCGACGAGGCCTACGGCTTCCTTTACCTCGGGGAGTGA